Within the Mucilaginibacter sp. CSA2-8R genome, the region GTCTTTTTACCTTTATATGCCTGCAGAGTAAAAGCCAGCGCAGATCACTTTTACATCCGTCAGACACCGTCTCATTCCCTCTCAAATTATCATCGCCCGATAGCAAACTACAGATCACATTTACCCATAGCACTGATGGCGGAATCACTTACTCCTTTGCGGCCCGTTCAAAAACATTGATCACCACATCAAAACTGGGTTTAAGTGGTACGGGAAATTCGGTACCAACCAACGTCAGCTTTAAATCAGTCAACACTGTTTGGAAACCGGTATGGGGAAAGAGAGCCGTAGTGCCGGATGTTTACAATGAGTTTACGCTGGATGTAAAAAGCTATCAAATCATCGTGAGGGCGTATAATGACGGAGTAGCTTTCAAATACAAATTTCCTAAAGAAAAAACCGTAGCAGACCTGACTCAATTTAACTTCGACGACGATTATACCGCGTGGTACTACAATGGCGAAAGCGCCAACATTGGCCCTGAAAAGTTATCGGACTGCGACGGTAAACGTTTGCCCGTAATGACCATCAAGGCAGACCATCAAAATTATATGGCTATCCACGAAGCAGATCTGTCGTGGGGTGAACCGCTGATATTACAGTCGCGAAAAAGCGAAACCCTTTTCTCCGTGGCCTCGAAACCCAGCACTGCCTGGAAAGTGGTGATGTACGGCACCCAACCAGGCCAATTGGTCGACTCACATCTGCTGGAACTATTGAATCCGGCACCACCCCGGGGCGTGGATTTCTCTTGGGTGAAGCCAGGTATAGCCGTTTGGGACTGGCGGATTGCAGGTGCTCAGGTGGATGGTTTTACCTATGATATGTCGCTCCCATCGTGGAAAAAAATGGTAGATTTTGCTTCGGCCAATCACATGCACTACCTGGCGCTGGATGCCGACTGGTACGGCCCTGAATTTGGCAAAGATTCTGATCCGCTAAAGGGAGGAAAAGTTGCCCAGGTACACGAGATTATACGCTACGGAAAAACCAAAAACGTAGGCATCTGGCTGTATTTAAATGACGTAGGTGGACGCAGGTTTCCGATAGAACAAACATTGAAGCAATACAGTGATTGGGGTGCTGCCGGTATTAAATACGGTTTTATGTCGGGCAGCCCGGCAGAAAAGAACGAACGCACCCGCATGATCACCGTGTTGTGCGCAAAAAATCATTTGCTATGCGATTTTCATGATGGTCCTGTACACCCTTACGGGCAAATGCGCACGTACCCGAATGCTGTAACACGCGAATACTGCCAGGCCCAACTGGATGGCAGCACACCTTTGGAACCCAAAACGTTTGTAACTTCGGTATTTGTGAATATGCTTGCCGGCCCCCTTGACATGAATAACGGCCTTGCCGACCTAAATCAGCTTGGGAGAATCCATCATCCGTCCTATTCCACCAATACCACCCTGGCCGGTGAGGCTGCGCGTACACTCATTACTTTTTCGGGCGTTACGGTGATACCCGATATTCCGGAGGCCTATCAAAAACATCCCGAAATTCTCAGGTTTATTACTTCCGAAAAGATGCCTTGGCTGGAAAGTAAAACTATTAAAGGCGAAATAGGCGAATACATAGTGATGGCGCGTCAGGCAGCCGACAAAACATGGCTCATTGGCGCAGCTACCAACCAAGATGCCCGAGAACTGGACATACCGCTTTCTTTTTTAAAGAAGGGTAAATTTAAGGCAATCATCATTCAGGATGGCGATGATGCTGATTATCGCACCCGCAACGAAAGCTACAAAACCTCATCCCAAAAAGTAAACGCCACTGATAAGATACACATAAAACTTGCTCCCGGTGGTGGTGCTTGTGTTCTGATTAAGAAGGAATGAAACAACGACAATATTATCGAAGCATAATGCAGTAAATCGCGTGGGGTACTTTAAGGATCTCATCCAATACTACGGCATCATCTCTTAAGTCCTCCCACTCAGAGTTTGCATCCTTAGCTGCATTAATCAATTCGAAGCTTCCTTGCGGCTCTTCACGGCTGACGATCAAACGGTTAAATTGATCAGCATGCTCCTTTTAGGGATATTCCTCCAGGTATTTCTGCCGGCTCTATAGGCGTAAGCCGCTTACTGTAATCATAGACCAGATAGAAGCGCGCCGGACTATGACTGGACAAATCACTGTATGCACCCATAATTTCATAAAGTACAGGAAAGGTCAGCTAATCTGGATGCTACGTGTAAATAAGGCGGATACAGAGTCGGTGGTATATAATAGAAACAGTTTCTAAAAAATACCAGATACACAAATGCTTCTGTCGGTATTTGTTCAAATTAATCCTCCGTAGATGTTCCTTTTTAGCCTTTATTGCCTTATAAATTGTATTTAAGGCATACTTCTGTATTATCCCAAGGCAGTAATGGAATCCATCAGTAACGCCCAGTATGTTTGCAACATCTTTTTGTTACAGCTTTGAGCGCATCCGTTTCCTCTTCAAGTGTTCGACTATAGTACCTGCAATTTAAAAACTGAATTGCCATTATTTCACTAAGTTTAAATATCAGTTAGGTGAGCACCTAAGTAGCTACCTAAAATTTCGCTATTTCATGATAGCCAATAAATAAGTTATTTACTAAGACGGGGTTGAAGCAAGAAGGCTTTACAACGTCATATGGCTATTTGATTTAGGTAGCCAATGTATAACTGATAAATACAAAAACTTTGAAATGAGGTTACTTTAGCAAAAGACAGCCATTTTTAACTGCACCAATTCCATTATGTTGTGTTCGTTAAACTGACAAATCAAAGCTTCGAATCTTCACCTTCAAATTACGCATAAGGGTAATTTGATTAAATGTCATGCTTTTGCAATGCCGTTTGAAACTGCTCTGCCCACTTGTCCCAATTCAATGCAGCTTCAAACCTGTTCCGGCTCGTCTCTACCAGCTTCGCGTAACGCATGTGGTCAGTAAAAATCTCTTTGATCAATCCGGCAAACTCATAACCGCCTGCCTTCAGCGGTAAACAGTACCCGTTTACGCCGTCTATTACGACATCCGGCACGCCTCCAACTATAGTTGTTATGGCTGGCACTCCATAGGAGTTAGCTTCATTAGCGACAATGAGCGAACATTCTGCCCGGGTTGGTAAAATCAAAAAATGGCATGAGGACAAGGTAGCCACAAACAATTCGTACTGTTCGGGGTCGTTTTTATTAATAAAAGGAATGACTTGCATATCCGGATGATCATATCCGGCCGGTGGCACGCAGCCACAGATAATTAGTTTGGCATCAAGGCCTTGTTCACGCAAACTTTTAAGCGTGTCAAAAGCAATACTTCCCCCTTTTCTTTCCCAGTCTACGGCCAGAAATAATAGGGTGAGTGTCCCGTTGGCATATTTTTTATATATAACGTCACGCAGAGGTGCATCGTCCATATTAGCGCCAAACAATATAACTTCCGTCTTATCTGCAGGTACTCCATAATCAGCCATAGCGGAGCCCGCCGCCCAGTGAGAAGTAAAAATAGTAAGCGCACTTTTGTCCAACGCTTTTTTTTCCAAGTGATCGCCTTCCCACTTTGAAAAACGGCTAACGTTTTTGAACTCCTGATGATAAGTTTCGCTATAAATCTTATAGGTTGCGTCTCCAAAATAAACGATTGGGACGTTTGTTTTCAAGTAAGCCAACTCTGGAGCGGCTGCCGGGGCCATCAAAAAATCATACTTCTGCCCTTTCATTTTCCGTTTTAAAACTTGCATGGCATACAGGTTCTTGAGCAGGCTGTACTTGGGAATCCACTCTGCTTTAAACATCAAGCGCGACAATTTCTGTAGTGCTCTGATGGCTTTATCCAGCAGCCAAGGAATTTCGACAGGTCCCAAAAAATCGACTTCTCCAACGTTACGTTGCAACGCCTGTCCCAAATAAAAAGTTACCCCTGACCAGGAACGTTTATCAAGCGGATCGTTCAGACAATAGTAGGCTACCTTACGGTTGGGTGTTTTTGCAATCATGATGATACGTTAAATTGACTAATGTAACTTATCCCGAAAAAGATTCAGATCGACCAACGACCAGCTTTTTGAGCATAGCCAGTATCGGAGGGTTACCTTCTAAATCAAACTTACGGGCAAATAATTTTTCCGAAACTTTTAAATTGGCCATATCCTGTACTCCAAGCAGCCTGGAATGTCCAATATCAGCTCCGCTCCAATCGACATAGAGCAAGTTAGGCTGGATTTGATCTTTAAAACGGGAATTATAAAGAATGGTGGAGAAAATAAATTCATCAGCACCCCAACAGTATCGGAAGTAGTTGCTGACTTGCGGGTGGCCTTTGATAAAATGCAGGACATACGACACAGCATCTGTAGTCAGAGCAAACCAATTGGCACGGCCTACTACTTTATAGTTTAATGGAAATCTCCTCTTCGGAAAAAGTTTCGTTGCCAGCTTTCCTAAAGAATGCTTTCCAGGTATACGCCAGTTAATAAAATGATAGTCTTCTACACGAGAACTCACATCCCCCCAGTCCCCACCTTTCACCGGATCACAGGTGATAAATTCAGTTCCACGGTTATTGCAAAAATACTCATAGATAAACTCTGCGGATTTGATAGGGAAATCCTGACCGGAAATTACATTAATGTAATTGTATTGGCCAGGCAAAATATCCTGAAATCCGTTGAGCGTAGCCTGGATAGTCCCCCACTCGCCCCAGTAAATTTTAGCACGGTTATGCAACAAACGCACATTGCTTTCATTGAACAGCAATGCAAACGGAGTGATATCTGTCTTCTTATCGACATGTACATAAAAATCAAAAGCCGGATGTTGTAGCGACTCAATGAGTGCTGCAACCTGTTCAGGATTTTTATGCGCCAGAATTAAATGTGCGATCTTCATGGGAGCGAAATAATTTCGTGCCTAAACCAGTTGCAAAAAATATCCATCAAATGAACCTATGGCAGCATTAAAGTGATCACCGGTGCAGCTTTACAAAAAGCGACAAATACGATGCCGTCCGAAATCTTTTTTACCGCCTACCGAACAATCTATCAATCATTTCCCCATTTTTACAGCGATCTGGTAAATATTTTTTCTTTAAAAGAAAAATCGTGACCAAAACTGTGAAATACCGTTCAACATATGTGAATTAACTGTACCTGTGTAATTGCCCGCTATTTTATACCTTGGAATTGATACGGATCACTGCTTGTCTTTAAGAGCATACGCGTTGTCCAAACAAAGAGACCTGTAATCTCATTCGGCCAGCGCATAACTTTTTTAAATGTGCAGCGTATTATTTTAGGGCCATTAATAGCCTAGCCCTGATTATTCATGGCGCAAAGAGGAGACGCGGGGCCCTTACAAATCAAATGCATAAGTCTCCGGATCGGTTTAATAATTTCGATCTTTTATGAAAAAGGTATCGCTCATTACGGTTAATTACAATCAAAATCAGGTCACTGAGCAGTTGCTGGCCTCTATTGCGTCAACAAATACCTATCCGGCTATTCAGATCATTGTGGTGGATAATGCCAGTAAGCAAAACCCGGTACCGCAGTGGCAAACCCAATACCCTAACGTGACCTTTATACGCTCGGATGTCAATCTGGGTTTTGCAGGCGGAAACAATTTAGGTATCACCGCCGCTTCAGGCCACTACCTGTTCTTTATCAACAACGATACCGAGTTTACCCCGGGACTGGTAGAAACCCTGGTGGCGGTTTTAGACAAGCATCCCAAGGTGGGCATGGTATCACCTAAAATACGCTATTTCGATCAGCCTCACCTGCTGCAGTATGCCGGCTTTACCCCCATGAACTACTATACCATGCGCAACCGCTGCATCGGTCAGTTTGAGCAGGATCAAGGCCAGTACGATCATACCACCGGCCCTACCGGCTATGTGCATGGCGCTGCCATGATGGTGCGGCGCCAGGCCATGGATCAAGCAGGCCTGATGGCCGAAAACTTCTTTTTGTATTACGAAGAGATGGACTGGAACGATCACATCAAGCGTGCCGGCTACGAAATATGGCTCGAGCCCAAAGCCCTGATCTATCATAAAGAATCGGTTTCGGTAGGTAAGATGAGCGGACTCAAGGAGTACTTTATGAACCGTAACCGTATTTTGTTTATCCGGCGTAATGCTCCCTCCGCCTTTACTATTATGGTGTTTTACCTGTATTTTTTATCGGTAGTTACCCCCCGCAACCTGCTCAGTTATGCCCGGCAGGGCCACAAAGGATTTGCAGGCCTGTTGTTTAAGGCCATCAGGTGGAACTTTACCAACAGCAAAACCAGCACTCACTTAGGATACCCCTTTAATTAATTTATGGAAATATTATTTTGGCTTAGCCTGTTTATTGTTTTTTACGCTTTTGCCGGTTACGGCATTTTGCTGTTTGCACTGGTTAAGCTCAAGCGTATATTTAAGGGAAAGCCCATAGTTCCGGCTATTAGCGAGGCCACCCTCCCCGCTTGCAGCCTGGTGATTGCCGCTTACAATGAGGAAGGATTTATTACCCAAAAGATTACAAACACGCTGCAACTGCAATACCCCGAGGGCAAGCTCGAACTGATTTTTGTTACCGACGGCTCATCCGACCGTACCCCCGAGCTGGTGGCTGCTTATCCGCAGATCCGGCTGCTGCACTCGCCCGAGCGCCGGGGCAAGATTGCAGCCGTTCACCGTGCCATGGACACAGTGACCACCGAGGTAGTCGTGTTTACCGATGCCAACACCTTCCTCAACCCGGATGCCCTGCTCAACATCTGCCGCCATTATGCCGATGCTAAGGTGGGTGCCGTAGCAGGCGAAAAGCGGGTCATGGTAGAGGCTACAGCTGATGCTACCGCCGGCGAGGGCTTTTACTGGAAATACGAGTCGAAACTTAAAGCCTGGGATTCGGAGCTCTACTCGGTTGTAGGCGCTGCAGGTGAGCTTTTCAGCATCCGCACAGGGCTTTACCAGCCGGTATCGCCCAACGCTATTCTGGACGATTTTATGATTTCGCTGCTGGTAGCCCAAAAAGGTTACCGGGTGGTGTACGAGCCCGAGGCTTATGCCAGCGAAACCTCGTCGGCCAACGTCAAAGAAGAGCTCAAACGCAAGATTCGCATTGCAGCGGGCGGCTTGCAGTCCATCGTTTGGCTTAAAAGCTTGCTGAATCCTTTGGTGCAGCCACTTTTATCTTTCCAGTACATCAGCCACCGGGTGCTGAGGTGGACCGTAGTTCCCTTTCTGATGATTTTGGCCTTGATCCTGAACGCTGTGATCGTGCTTCAGGGCCATGCATCGCTGGTTTACCAGGTGCTGCTGGCCACGCAGGTCGTTTTTTACACAGCAGCGCTAACCGGCTGGCTGCTGGAACGCAGGGAGATCAAAGTCAAGGCGCTGTTCATCCCCTACTACTTCTGTATGATGAACTATGCCGTTATTCGTGGCATCTTCCGCTACCTGGCAGGCACCCAAAGCCCTGCCTGGGATAAAGCTATTCGTAAACACGATGGCCAGAATCATCCTTCATACTATTTAGATGCATAAAACATATTTCCAAAAATGGGGCGTTTTTTGCCCACTTCGAGAAATATAACTACCGTTATAAGATATAAAAAAAATAATTAATAATATAAAATATTGATTTACAGATTTTTATAAATACAAGTTTTATGGATTCGAGATTGCACTGTATAATTAACCTAACTGCATCAAACATGAGCGTTCACCACGGTAAAATTGTCGAACACTGTATCCGGAATTTGGGGATCAACATCTCCGATTTGGCCAGAAATATGTCTGTAGACCGAAAAACCGTATACAACTGGTTCAAACAGGTTTCATTAAGCAAGGAATTGGTCAAACAAATTGGCATCCATATCAGCCATGATTTCGCTGATCAATTACCGGAGCTTTTCAGCGCCGATGACCTGCAACCTGGCTACGTTAAAACAACCCCAGGAGCTAGTGTAGTAAACTTAAATGTATCCGGTTACCACGACTGGCAGGGTAAATACATTAGCCTTTTGGAGAAACACACCAAGTTATTAGAAGGCCTTTCAGAAATACAGAACAAAAAAGCGGTCAATCAATAATTTTTAGTTTTACTTAACCGCCCTTCATCTTCGGTTAAAGGTTTTGGTGTAGTGGCCTGATCACCGCACATTGCACCTGTGACTTCGGCGTTGCAAGGAAGACTGCCAGTGTAACGACCGTTGTGCAACTGAGAGTAAGCAATCCCGCCGATTTGTAAAAATACAAGCCCGCCAATGATGATAATATGGCGATGGTGATGATAAAACGTAGCTTACTCATATAACTCCTTTAAAAACGGTTATACGTAGGCCTGATCCTAAAAGTTTATTTGTTCAGGTTACCTGTTTAAGGGTTCAATAAATGTAGGGGTTTCTGATACCTTAATCTTAAGCTGACCGTTCTTTACAACAACAGGCTGACTGATGGTCATCGGACCATTTGCATTCAGCTTATGAACTGCAACTTGTTTACAATGAGGTAAAGCGAGCACATAATCTACAATATGTCCTTGTTGTTCGGGATTAACGAGCACATACATTTTCCTGTTCGCATGCTCATATACGTCCACCAGTGGAGATTCACTGACTGTACGACTATAATGATAATCTCCCATTAAGTTTTTTACCTGGCTGACATAATTAATGACTGGACGCCTCGACAAATTATTATTCACAAATCCGGATGACGCATATTGGGTCGGACTTTGCAGATTGTCATCATAAAGCATGTAAAAGAAGTTCTTACGGATGCTATGCCGGGCATATAGGAGAGCCGTTCTGATGGTCCAGTCGGCTTGAGTAATCATGGCACTTTTATCGCCAATGCCAATCGCCCTTTGCGGACTTTTATCGTTAATATCGTATCCGCTTTCGGTAACCCATACGTCGAGTTTATATTTGTTTCCCAGGGCCACAAAATCGTCGGCTACTTTAGCAGCCTCCGATAGTTCAGGTGCTACACCCACTTTCCCTTGTTGATCATGATGACTCAGGTGATCGTTAGCATATAGGTGGTAATTGATGATATCAAAACAAAGATTGATACGGCCGTCTTTTTGAAATCCGCGATGGTCTTTACACCAGTTGATCATTTCTTCGACAAAATGTACGTCAGGTGCGGCTAATCCGGCCATAACCACCTTCATATTAGGATCAGCGGCTTTAACGCCAACCGCTTTACCCAGCCGCCCCTGATCACCGTCGTAAAAAGCAGATAAGTTGGCAGCGTATTCCGCTGCTGACTGGCGTGCTTTGTTTCCCTTCCACCATTTGTCGCGCTCATTGTCGCATTCAATATATTTAATCAGACCTAATCCTGTCTTTGCCATATTGACCGGATCATTAGTCCATCTGGGCTTGCGGCTTACGGTTAATAAAGAGGTGTCTACTCGAGTGCTGCCGTACCTTGCGGCGAGTTGAAAGCCAGCCTTTGCCTGATCAA harbors:
- a CDS encoding glycoside hydrolase family 97 N-terminal domain-containing protein, with amino-acid sequence MKNRLLIVCCLFTFICLQSKSQRRSLLHPSDTVSFPLKLSSPDSKLQITFTHSTDGGITYSFAARSKTLITTSKLGLSGTGNSVPTNVSFKSVNTVWKPVWGKRAVVPDVYNEFTLDVKSYQIIVRAYNDGVAFKYKFPKEKTVADLTQFNFDDDYTAWYYNGESANIGPEKLSDCDGKRLPVMTIKADHQNYMAIHEADLSWGEPLILQSRKSETLFSVASKPSTAWKVVMYGTQPGQLVDSHLLELLNPAPPRGVDFSWVKPGIAVWDWRIAGAQVDGFTYDMSLPSWKKMVDFASANHMHYLALDADWYGPEFGKDSDPLKGGKVAQVHEIIRYGKTKNVGIWLYLNDVGGRRFPIEQTLKQYSDWGAAGIKYGFMSGSPAEKNERTRMITVLCAKNHLLCDFHDGPVHPYGQMRTYPNAVTREYCQAQLDGSTPLEPKTFVTSVFVNMLAGPLDMNNGLADLNQLGRIHHPSYSTNTTLAGEAARTLITFSGVTVIPDIPEAYQKHPEILRFITSEKMPWLESKTIKGEIGEYIVMARQAADKTWLIGAATNQDARELDIPLSFLKKGKFKAIIIQDGDDADYRTRNESYKTSSQKVNATDKIHIKLAPGGGACVLIKKE
- a CDS encoding beta-1,6-N-acetylglucosaminyltransferase, producing MKIAHLILAHKNPEQVAALIESLQHPAFDFYVHVDKKTDITPFALLFNESNVRLLHNRAKIYWGEWGTIQATLNGFQDILPGQYNYINVISGQDFPIKSAEFIYEYFCNNRGTEFITCDPVKGGDWGDVSSRVEDYHFINWRIPGKHSLGKLATKLFPKRRFPLNYKVVGRANWFALTTDAVSYVLHFIKGHPQVSNYFRYCWGADEFIFSTILYNSRFKDQIQPNLLYVDWSGADIGHSRLLGVQDMANLKVSEKLFARKFDLEGNPPILAMLKKLVVGRSESFSG
- a CDS encoding glycosyltransferase family 2 protein → MEILFWLSLFIVFYAFAGYGILLFALVKLKRIFKGKPIVPAISEATLPACSLVIAAYNEEGFITQKITNTLQLQYPEGKLELIFVTDGSSDRTPELVAAYPQIRLLHSPERRGKIAAVHRAMDTVTTEVVVFTDANTFLNPDALLNICRHYADAKVGAVAGEKRVMVEATADATAGEGFYWKYESKLKAWDSELYSVVGAAGELFSIRTGLYQPVSPNAILDDFMISLLVAQKGYRVVYEPEAYASETSSANVKEELKRKIRIAAGGLQSIVWLKSLLNPLVQPLLSFQYISHRVLRWTVVPFLMILALILNAVIVLQGHASLVYQVLLATQVVFYTAALTGWLLERREIKVKALFIPYYFCMMNYAVIRGIFRYLAGTQSPAWDKAIRKHDGQNHPSYYLDA
- a CDS encoding glycosyltransferase family 4 protein, yielding MIAKTPNRKVAYYCLNDPLDKRSWSGVTFYLGQALQRNVGEVDFLGPVEIPWLLDKAIRALQKLSRLMFKAEWIPKYSLLKNLYAMQVLKRKMKGQKYDFLMAPAAAPELAYLKTNVPIVYFGDATYKIYSETYHQEFKNVSRFSKWEGDHLEKKALDKSALTIFTSHWAAGSAMADYGVPADKTEVILFGANMDDAPLRDVIYKKYANGTLTLLFLAVDWERKGGSIAFDTLKSLREQGLDAKLIICGCVPPAGYDHPDMQVIPFINKNDPEQYELFVATLSSCHFLILPTRAECSLIVANEANSYGVPAITTIVGGVPDVVIDGVNGYCLPLKAGGYEFAGLIKEIFTDHMRYAKLVETSRNRFEAALNWDKWAEQFQTALQKHDI
- a CDS encoding glycosyltransferase family 2 protein, translating into MKKVSLITVNYNQNQVTEQLLASIASTNTYPAIQIIVVDNASKQNPVPQWQTQYPNVTFIRSDVNLGFAGGNNLGITAASGHYLFFINNDTEFTPGLVETLVAVLDKHPKVGMVSPKIRYFDQPHLLQYAGFTPMNYYTMRNRCIGQFEQDQGQYDHTTGPTGYVHGAAMMVRRQAMDQAGLMAENFFLYYEEMDWNDHIKRAGYEIWLEPKALIYHKESVSVGKMSGLKEYFMNRNRILFIRRNAPSAFTIMVFYLYFLSVVTPRNLLSYARQGHKGFAGLLFKAIRWNFTNSKTSTHLGYPFN